The following coding sequences are from one Bacteroidota bacterium window:
- the rnc gene encoding ribonuclease III, with translation MRVYFSPDKKLHESLHNILGFYPTNITLYKLAFRHSSAAQVIKKGVRDSNERLEFLGDSVIGTVVADYLFKKFPFKDEGFLTKMRSKMVSRQQHNQLAMKLGLNKFLEVNNDRQNNKSSSINGDAYEALIGAIYLDKGYTFAQKFILTRIVNVHIDMDEVETKEVDFKSKLIEWAQKEKKEFRFETVVDGASSDDKQYCIQLVIDSEAIGKAQHFSKKRAEQLVSEHACTVLGI, from the coding sequence ATTAGGGTTTATTTTTCTCCCGACAAAAAATTACATGAATCCCTTCATAATATTTTGGGTTTTTATCCAACCAATATTACGTTATATAAATTAGCATTCAGACATAGCTCCGCAGCGCAAGTAATTAAAAAGGGAGTTAGAGATAGTAACGAACGACTTGAATTCCTTGGTGATTCGGTTATTGGGACAGTCGTAGCAGATTATTTGTTTAAAAAATTTCCGTTTAAAGACGAAGGATTTTTAACAAAGATGAGGTCAAAAATGGTGAGCCGACAACAACACAATCAACTCGCCATGAAGTTGGGGTTGAATAAATTTTTGGAAGTAAATAACGATCGTCAGAATAATAAGTCGAGTTCCATCAATGGCGATGCCTATGAAGCCTTAATTGGAGCGATATATCTGGATAAAGGATATACGTTTGCACAAAAGTTTATTCTTACCCGAATCGTAAACGTGCACATCGATATGGATGAAGTGGAAACGAAGGAAGTTGACTTTAAGAGTAAATTGATTGAATGGGCGCAAAAAGAGAAAAAAGAATTTCGCTTTGAAACAGTTGTTGATGGGGCATCTTCTGATGATAAACAATATTGCATTCAATTGGTGATTGATTCGGAGGCAATTGGAAAAGCACAACATTTTTCTAAAAAGCGAGCAGAACAACTGGTTTCAGAACATGCATGTACTGTTTTAGGAATTTGA
- the fabF gene encoding beta-ketoacyl-ACP synthase II, whose protein sequence is MKIRRVVVTGLGAITPIGNNVSDFWNNLLKGVSGAAPITRFDASKFKTQFACEVKGFNPEDYLDRKEARKIDPFSQYGLCSAIQAVKDAGLDGENAFDKDRAGVIWGSGIGGLQTFQDECFGYAKGDGTPRFNPFFIPKMIADICSGHISIRFGMRGPNFTTVSACASSTNALIDAATYIKLGKADIIVTGGSEAAVCEAGIGGFNAMHALSTRNDSPETASRPFDVDRDGFVLGEGAGCLILEELEHALKRGAKIYAEVVGGGMTADANHITAPHPEGLGALNVMRNALQDAEMKPEDIDYVNVHGTSTPLGDVAETKAILGVFGEHAYKLNISSTKSMTGHLLGAAGSIEAIACVLACQNDIVPPTINHFNDDPALDNKLNLTFNTAQKRVVRAALSNTFGFGGHNASVIVKKYTA, encoded by the coding sequence ATGAAGATTAGACGAGTAGTAGTAACAGGACTTGGCGCAATCACTCCAATCGGTAATAATGTTTCAGATTTCTGGAACAATTTGCTGAAGGGTGTGAGCGGTGCTGCTCCTATTACTCGTTTTGATGCTTCAAAATTCAAAACTCAATTTGCTTGCGAAGTAAAAGGATTTAATCCTGAAGATTACCTCGACCGTAAGGAAGCTCGCAAAATCGACCCGTTTTCTCAATATGGATTGTGTTCCGCTATTCAGGCTGTTAAAGATGCCGGATTAGATGGAGAAAATGCATTTGATAAAGATAGAGCTGGTGTGATTTGGGGTTCTGGTATCGGAGGGTTACAAACTTTTCAAGACGAATGTTTTGGGTATGCAAAAGGAGATGGAACACCGCGTTTCAATCCTTTCTTCATTCCTAAAATGATCGCAGATATTTGTTCCGGACACATCTCTATCCGCTTTGGAATGCGTGGTCCGAACTTTACTACCGTTTCTGCTTGCGCTTCTTCTACCAATGCACTTATTGATGCTGCAACCTATATTAAGTTAGGGAAAGCAGATATTATTGTCACCGGTGGTTCCGAAGCAGCAGTATGTGAAGCAGGTATTGGCGGATTTAATGCCATGCACGCACTTTCTACCAGAAACGATTCTCCGGAAACAGCTTCTCGTCCGTTTGATGTAGACCGTGATGGTTTTGTATTAGGCGAAGGTGCAGGGTGTTTAATTCTGGAAGAATTAGAACATGCTTTAAAACGTGGGGCTAAAATTTATGCCGAAGTTGTAGGTGGTGGAATGACTGCCGATGCAAACCACATTACTGCGCCTCATCCGGAAGGATTGGGAGCATTGAATGTAATGCGCAATGCACTTCAAGATGCAGAAATGAAACCCGAAGACATTGACTATGTAAATGTTCACGGAACATCTACACCATTAGGTGATGTTGCTGAAACAAAAGCAATACTTGGTGTATTTGGTGAACATGCATATAAATTAAACATCAGCTCTACAAAATCAATGACCGGACATTTATTAGGTGCTGCCGGATCCATTGAGGCTATTGCTTGTGTATTGGCTTGTCAAAACGATATTGTTCCTCCAACCATTAATCACTTTAATGATGATCCTGCGTTGGATAATAAATTGAATCTGACGTTTAACACCGCTCAAAAGCGTGTTGTGCGTGCTGCTCTTAGTAACACCTTCGGATTCGGTGGACACAATGCTTCCGTAATTGTTAAGAAATACACAGCTTAA
- a CDS encoding acyl carrier protein, protein MSDIATKVKAIIVDKLGVDEKEVTPTASFTNDLGADSLDTVELIMEFEKEFNIAIPDDQAEKIGTVGDAIAYIEANAK, encoded by the coding sequence ATGTCAGACATTGCAACAAAAGTAAAAGCTATCATCGTTGATAAATTAGGTGTAGACGAAAAAGAAGTAACACCAACAGCAAGCTTTACAAATGATTTAGGAGCAGATTCATTGGATACTGTGGAATTAATCATGGAATTTGAAAAAGAATTCAACATCGCTATCCCTGATGATCAAGCTGAAAAGATTGGTACTGTGGGTGATGCAATTGCTTACATTGAAGCAAACGCAAAATAA
- a CDS encoding nitroreductase family protein, giving the protein MEKTYPYIRYTRESYPEPEMIAKSKAFYQWMDQRRTVRDFSSQPIPKEVLENLILTASTAPSGAHKQPWTFCVVTNPDLKKQIRLAAEKEEYESYHGRMTDEWLDDLAPLGTNWEKPFLETAPALIIVFKRVYEIENEQKKNNYYVTESVGLAAGFLLTAIHHAGLVALTHTPSPMNFLCKLLDRPENERPFLLIPVGYLANNTQVPDLKRKTLEQMHVFYE; this is encoded by the coding sequence ATGGAAAAAACATATCCTTATATACGTTATACAAGGGAATCCTACCCTGAACCGGAAATGATAGCAAAGAGCAAAGCTTTTTATCAATGGATGGATCAGCGTAGAACCGTGCGTGATTTTTCTAGTCAACCGATTCCGAAAGAAGTTCTTGAAAACCTTATTTTAACCGCATCTACTGCGCCTTCAGGGGCACACAAACAACCTTGGACATTTTGTGTGGTTACGAACCCGGATTTAAAAAAACAAATTCGTTTGGCGGCAGAAAAGGAAGAATACGAAAGTTATCATGGTCGAATGACGGATGAATGGTTGGATGATTTGGCACCTTTGGGAACAAATTGGGAAAAACCATTTTTGGAAACAGCTCCTGCACTCATAATTGTGTTCAAAAGAGTGTATGAAATAGAGAATGAGCAGAAAAAAAATAATTATTATGTAACCGAATCTGTTGGACTTGCAGCTGGTTTTTTGTTAACCGCCATTCATCATGCCGGGCTTGTAGCCCTTACCCACACGCCAAGTCCGATGAATTTTTTATGTAAATTACTCGACAGACCTGAAAATGAGCGCCCTTTTTTGCTCATTCCGGTCGGATACCTCGCAAATAACACGCAAGTGCCTGATTTAAAGCGAAAAACATTAGAACAAATGCATGTTTTTTATGAATAA
- the purN gene encoding phosphoribosylglycinamide formyltransferase has product MIKNVAIFASGEGTNAQTIIDYFKSSKDVKIALVVSNKSTANVLNRATNNNIPTLLIDKHSFFETNEVVDFLKKTNIDLIVLAGFLWMIPKNLIVAFPNKIVNIHPSLLPKFGGKGMYGMHVHEAVIAAKEKESGISIHFVNEQYDEGKIISQHKCDIQEYDCAEDLAKKIHELEYEHFPKTIENLLLVK; this is encoded by the coding sequence ATGATTAAAAATGTAGCCATTTTTGCTTCGGGCGAAGGAACCAATGCACAAACAATTATTGATTATTTCAAATCTTCCAAAGATGTAAAAATTGCATTGGTGGTTTCCAACAAATCCACTGCTAATGTTTTGAATCGTGCAACGAATAATAACATCCCTACTTTATTGATTGATAAACATTCGTTTTTTGAAACAAACGAAGTGGTTGATTTTTTAAAAAAGACAAACATTGATTTAATTGTATTGGCTGGATTTTTATGGATGATTCCAAAAAATTTGATTGTCGCCTTTCCAAATAAAATTGTAAATATTCATCCTTCGCTTTTACCAAAATTCGGTGGAAAAGGAATGTACGGAATGCATGTGCATGAAGCAGTGATTGCTGCGAAAGAAAAAGAAAGCGGCATCTCCATTCACTTTGTAAACGAACAGTACGATGAAGGAAAAATAATTTCACAACACAAATGTGATATACAAGAATATGATTGTGCTGAAGATTTAGCAAAAAAAATTCATGAACTTGAATACGAGCATTTCCCGAAAACAATTGAAAATTTATTACTAGTAAAATAG
- a CDS encoding MarC family protein — MHFDFKQIATLSMILFAVIDVIGSLPVLLDLQGKVGKIQSEKVTVVSGIIMIVFMFVGEQILNLIGIDVSSFAIAGSFIIFFLALEMILGVKFYKDDTAATASIVPIAFPLIAGTGTLTTLLSLRAEYYIENILVAIIINLIFVYIVLRNTYRLERLLGPGGINILRKVFGIILLAIAVKLFTTHAGLIMHK, encoded by the coding sequence ATGCACTTCGACTTTAAACAAATAGCAACACTCAGCATGATTTTATTTGCTGTAATTGACGTAATTGGTTCACTTCCTGTTTTACTCGACTTACAAGGCAAAGTAGGGAAAATACAATCCGAAAAGGTAACGGTCGTTTCAGGCATCATCATGATTGTGTTTATGTTTGTTGGTGAACAAATATTAAATCTGATTGGAATTGATGTAAGTTCGTTCGCCATTGCAGGCTCGTTTATCATTTTCTTTTTAGCCTTGGAAATGATTCTCGGTGTAAAATTTTACAAAGATGATACTGCTGCAACGGCATCTATCGTTCCCATTGCATTTCCATTAATTGCCGGCACAGGAACATTAACCACCTTGCTTTCACTTCGTGCGGAATATTACATTGAAAATATTTTAGTAGCAATCATTATAAATTTAATCTTTGTTTACATCGTACTGCGAAACACATACAGACTGGAAAGGTTATTGGGCCCGGGCGGTATTAATATTTTGAGAAAAGTATTTGGAATTATTCTATTGGCCATTGCTGTGAAGTTGTTTACAACACATGCAGGATTAATCATGCACAAGTAA
- the rnhA gene encoding ribonuclease HI: MIKIYTDGASRGNPGPGGYGVVMIAGTHRKEISEGFKLTTNNRMELLSVIVALESLKKDGTSVTVYSDSKYVVDSVELKWVFGWEKKNFKDKKNPDLWKRFLKIYRKHIVKFVWVKGHASNVENNRCDELAVEAALGGHLKVDHGYESEK, encoded by the coding sequence ATGATAAAAATATATACAGATGGTGCTTCTCGCGGGAATCCTGGTCCGGGTGGATACGGAGTTGTGATGATTGCCGGCACTCATCGTAAAGAAATTTCGGAAGGATTTAAATTAACGACTAACAACCGCATGGAATTGCTAAGTGTAATTGTTGCTTTAGAATCCTTAAAAAAGGATGGGACTTCCGTTACAGTATATTCCGATTCAAAATATGTGGTGGACTCTGTTGAATTAAAATGGGTATTTGGTTGGGAGAAAAAAAATTTCAAAGACAAAAAGAATCCTGATTTATGGAAACGCTTTTTAAAAATCTACAGGAAACACATTGTGAAATTTGTGTGGGTAAAAGGACATGCATCTAACGTTGAAAATAACCGTTGTGATGAATTAGCTGTGGAAGCTGCTTTGGGCGGACACTTGAAAGTGGATCATGGATATGAAAGTGAAAAATAA
- a CDS encoding tetratricopeptide repeat protein — MKRAFKNTILLILFLVETSLHAEGNKTDSLLKVLKSVKEDTNKVNVLNELSFECYYSGDYDKEMVYAQEAHTLAKKLGWQKGIAKSLNSLSNAFGDQGNYESALKMALNALKMNQDLNDKKGVASSYHNIGILYHQQGDFPAALKNYLSGLKLRKELGDKKGVSAGYNNIGLVFYYQGNFPEALKNFFSALKIHEELGNKRGMADAYNNIAAVYSEQKNYTESLKNNFLSLKLTLELDDKHGIANSYNNIGNVYSDQLNYVAALKNYTLALKLVYEMGDKKGIATAYSNIGNIYLYQKKYAEANENNLKGLSIRKEIGDIQGMAVSYNNLGEINFDTKKFGESKKYFEQGLTTSKKIGDMASLKLSYNGLSRVDSAQGNWQAAYQNYKLFVEFRDSLYNEENTRKSVQQQMQYDFDKKQTADSLIVADERKLNQVKFKQERTQRFALYSGLILVIVFAVFIFNRFKVTQKQKKVIELKEQETQLQKQMIEEKQKEILDSIRYAKRIQQSLLPTEKYIDKKMKELKK; from the coding sequence TTGAAAAGAGCCTTTAAAAATACTATTCTACTCATTTTGTTTCTGGTGGAGACATCTCTTCATGCTGAAGGAAACAAAACCGATTCTCTGTTGAAGGTATTAAAATCTGTAAAGGAAGATACCAACAAAGTAAATGTTTTAAATGAATTAAGTTTTGAGTGTTATTATTCTGGCGACTATGATAAAGAAATGGTGTACGCCCAAGAAGCACATACACTTGCAAAAAAGCTTGGTTGGCAAAAAGGGATTGCAAAATCCTTAAACAGTCTTTCAAATGCATTTGGCGATCAAGGGAACTATGAATCAGCCTTAAAAATGGCATTAAATGCCCTTAAAATGAATCAAGACCTAAATGATAAAAAAGGTGTTGCTTCTTCTTACCATAATATTGGAATCCTGTATCACCAACAAGGTGATTTTCCTGCCGCACTAAAAAATTATTTGAGTGGATTAAAGTTGAGAAAGGAGTTGGGCGATAAAAAAGGTGTTTCGGCAGGATATAATAATATTGGACTTGTTTTTTATTACCAGGGAAATTTTCCTGAAGCGTTAAAGAATTTTTTTAGTGCCCTCAAAATCCATGAAGAACTTGGAAATAAACGTGGGATGGCAGATGCATACAATAATATTGCTGCAGTTTATTCTGAACAGAAAAATTATACGGAATCCCTGAAAAATAATTTTTTATCATTGAAATTGACTTTAGAACTGGACGATAAACATGGAATCGCAAATTCATATAATAATATCGGGAATGTTTATTCTGATCAATTGAATTATGTTGCGGCATTAAAAAACTACACACTTGCATTAAAATTAGTTTATGAAATGGGCGATAAGAAGGGAATCGCTACTGCATATAGTAATATCGGGAATATTTATTTGTATCAGAAGAAATATGCTGAAGCGAATGAGAATAATTTAAAAGGTTTAAGTATCCGAAAAGAAATTGGTGATATTCAAGGAATGGCTGTTTCATATAATAACCTTGGCGAAATTAATTTCGACACGAAAAAATTTGGAGAATCAAAAAAGTATTTTGAACAAGGGTTAACAACGTCAAAAAAAATAGGAGACATGGCAAGCCTTAAACTCAGTTACAATGGTTTGTCAAGAGTAGACAGTGCGCAGGGAAATTGGCAAGCAGCATATCAAAATTATAAACTGTTTGTGGAATTTAGAGACAGTTTGTATAACGAGGAAAATACAAGAAAATCTGTTCAGCAGCAAATGCAGTATGATTTTGATAAAAAACAAACTGCGGATAGTTTGATTGTTGCAGATGAACGAAAATTAAACCAGGTTAAATTTAAACAAGAACGAACTCAACGTTTTGCATTATACAGCGGTTTAATTTTGGTGATTGTTTTTGCCGTATTTATTTTTAATAGATTTAAGGTAACACAAAAACAAAAAAAGGTCATTGAACTCAAAGAGCAAGAAACGCAATTGCAAAAGCAGATGATTGAGGAAAAACAAAAAGAAATCCTGGATAGTATTCGTTATGCTAAGCGTATACAGCAAAGTTTATTGCCTACAGAAAAGTATATCGATAAAAAAATGAAAGAGCTGAAAAAATAG
- a CDS encoding SDR family oxidoreductase — protein sequence MNLDLSGKTAMVCGSTQGIGKASAMELALLGANIVLVARNEESLKTAMKDLDVSKGQKHNFLVADFQQSNQLKEKLESYVATNGAIHILVNNTGGPPSGLIQNAKVDEFLQAFNNHLVCNHILVQALLGGMKEAKYGRVINIISTSVKIPLKNLGVSNTIRAAVANWSKTLANEVASYGITVNNVLPGATLTGRLSAIIENKSKNTGESLNEIKNEMESEIPLGRFAEPSEVANAVAFLASPAASYITGINVPVDGGRTGSL from the coding sequence ATGAATTTAGACTTATCAGGAAAAACAGCGATGGTGTGCGGAAGTACACAAGGTATAGGAAAAGCGTCTGCAATGGAATTGGCATTGTTAGGTGCAAATATTGTGTTGGTTGCTCGTAATGAGGAATCCTTAAAAACAGCAATGAAAGATTTAGATGTTTCGAAAGGGCAAAAACATAATTTCTTAGTGGCGGACTTTCAACAATCGAATCAGTTAAAAGAGAAATTGGAAAGTTATGTTGCTACCAATGGAGCGATTCATATTTTGGTAAACAATACAGGTGGTCCTCCAAGCGGACTTATCCAAAATGCAAAGGTGGACGAGTTTTTACAAGCGTTCAACAATCATTTGGTGTGTAATCATATTTTAGTACAGGCATTATTGGGTGGAATGAAAGAAGCAAAATATGGTCGTGTCATCAACATCATCAGTACCTCGGTAAAAATTCCATTGAAAAATTTAGGTGTTTCAAATACCATCCGTGCCGCTGTTGCGAATTGGAGCAAGACCTTAGCCAATGAAGTAGCATCTTACGGAATCACTGTAAATAATGTACTTCCAGGCGCAACACTTACCGGACGACTAAGTGCAATTATTGAAAACAAATCAAAAAATACAGGAGAGTCGTTAAACGAAATCAAAAACGAAATGGAAAGTGAAATTCCATTGGGGCGTTTTGCCGAACCTTCTGAAGTGGCAAACGCTGTTGCATTTTTAGCTTCACCAGCTGCTTCTTATATCACTGGGATAAATGTTCCGGTGGATGGCGGAAGAACGGGGAGTTTGTAA
- a CDS encoding NAD(P)/FAD-dependent oxidoreductase: protein MQITNSNKVSIIGGGLAGLTLAIQLADAGYSCVLFEKNKYPFHKVCGEYISMESWGFLERLGLNLTELNLPKITQLHVSSPSGKLLKHQLDLGGFGISRYLLDSKLAEIAKAKGVLLLDDCRVNDVKFENEKFTIDSTKGSFISDICVGAWGKKSNLDTKLSREFTKEEKSGKNYVGIKYHINIDFPNDLIELHNFENGYCGLSKIEGSRYCLCYLTDSENLKKHNGDIKSMEEAVLFKNPFLKGYFSKSKFLFEEPLAISQIKIGYKNAVENHILMLGDTAGNIAPLSGNGMSMAMRSSFYMNQLLVDYFNKKSTRAELEKNYQHFWKKQFKNRVVFSEFLQKLLKNTTMTNFAISVLKTFPFLRNMVVKSTHGKPF, encoded by the coding sequence ATGCAAATCACCAACTCAAATAAAGTATCTATTATCGGTGGCGGTCTGGCAGGCTTAACACTTGCTATTCAACTGGCCGATGCCGGTTATTCTTGTGTATTATTCGAAAAAAACAAATATCCTTTTCATAAAGTTTGCGGTGAATACATTTCCATGGAATCGTGGGGTTTTTTGGAACGATTGGGATTGAATTTAACGGAATTGAATCTACCAAAAATAACGCAATTACACGTTTCCTCTCCTTCCGGAAAATTATTAAAACATCAATTAGATTTAGGAGGCTTTGGAATCAGTAGATATTTGTTGGATTCTAAATTGGCTGAAATTGCAAAAGCCAAAGGCGTTCTTCTGTTAGATGATTGTAGAGTAAATGATGTAAAATTTGAAAACGAAAAATTTACAATCGACTCCACAAAAGGAAGTTTTATTTCAGATATCTGTGTTGGTGCTTGGGGCAAAAAAAGCAACCTCGACACCAAACTCAGTCGGGAATTTACAAAAGAAGAAAAGTCGGGAAAGAATTACGTAGGCATTAAATACCATATCAACATTGACTTCCCAAACGATTTAATTGAACTACACAATTTTGAAAACGGCTATTGTGGTCTTTCTAAGATCGAAGGAAGTCGTTATTGCTTGTGTTATTTAACCGATTCTGAAAATTTGAAAAAGCACAATGGGGATATCAAAAGCATGGAGGAAGCTGTGCTGTTTAAAAATCCATTCTTAAAGGGATACTTTTCTAAATCAAAATTTTTATTTGAAGAACCTTTGGCTATTTCGCAAATTAAAATTGGGTATAAAAATGCAGTTGAAAATCACATTTTAATGCTAGGCGATACTGCCGGAAACATTGCTCCCTTAAGTGGAAATGGTATGAGTATGGCCATGCGGAGCTCGTTTTATATGAATCAATTGTTAGTGGACTATTTTAATAAAAAAAGTACACGTGCTGAATTGGAAAAAAACTATCAGCACTTCTGGAAAAAACAGTTTAAAAACAGAGTTGTCTTTTCTGAATTTTTACAAAAGCTTTTGAAAAACACCACCATGACAAATTTCGCGATATCTGTTTTAAAAACATTTCCGTTTCTAAGAAACATGGTTGTGAAATCGACTCACGGAAAACCATTCTAA
- a CDS encoding methyltransferase domain-containing protein, with product MSKFSHRSYELELLDAPNIPKELLFKNLRELDVVNRLLGGHAITLSGIKKLVKDKNKTYRIVDIGCGGGDAMKKIAEWAKKNQHKVELIGVDMNADAIRFMETECNAFPEITGVVSDYREYLKSNTTIDIVHCSLFCHHLKDEELVELFQYMNQYAKAGFIINDLQRHWFAYYSIKFLTRLLNGSTLVKNDAPLSVLRGFRKEELNQLLIKAEVVGCSIKWKWAFRYLVLNRKS from the coding sequence ATGAGTAAATTTTCTCATCGCTCTTACGAACTTGAATTATTGGATGCTCCCAACATCCCGAAAGAATTGCTATTTAAAAATCTTCGCGAATTAGATGTTGTGAATCGTTTGTTGGGCGGACATGCAATTACACTTTCCGGAATCAAAAAATTGGTAAAGGATAAAAACAAAACATATCGTATTGTTGATATTGGTTGTGGAGGTGGAGATGCAATGAAGAAAATTGCAGAATGGGCAAAAAAAAATCAGCATAAAGTTGAATTGATTGGTGTAGATATGAATGCAGATGCCATTCGATTTATGGAAACGGAATGCAACGCCTTTCCTGAGATTACCGGAGTTGTGAGCGATTACCGCGAATATCTAAAATCAAATACAACCATTGATATTGTTCATTGCTCCTTGTTTTGTCATCACTTAAAAGATGAGGAATTGGTAGAACTATTTCAATACATGAATCAATACGCCAAAGCTGGATTTATCATCAACGATTTACAACGTCATTGGTTTGCTTATTACAGTATCAAATTTTTAACACGCTTGTTGAATGGTTCCACCTTGGTAAAAAACGATGCGCCATTATCCGTATTGAGAGGCTTTAGAAAAGAAGAGTTGAATCAATTGTTGATTAAGGCGGAGGTTGTTGGTTGTAGTATAAAATGGAAATGGGCGTTCCGGTATTTAGTTCTAAATAGAAAATCTTAG
- a CDS encoding type III polyketide synthase has translation MSKIISIGTAVPQHRTAQPAILEFMQAAYGNEVTSRKLNVLFNNSGISARYSVLPDFDKTNQQHIFFNGTPSTANVENRLSVFKERAIPLALAAVKDAFTKLDTTVETFGVTHLITVSCTGLYAPGLDAVLMEELNLPNDIFHTGVNFLGCNAAFHALKIADLILKSDAQAKVLIVSVELCTLHFQPKNNHDNLLSNTIFGDGAAAVVLTSADDVNRGLNITGFYSLLLNKGKDLMGWNITPVNFEMILDAKIPEIIGDEVNAIVLNATKKLNIQPDSISKWAIHPGGKRIVDVIKDKLQLSDSDTNASYKILDEFGNMSSPTILFVLNELLKEMKTGETIFSIGFGPGLSIETAFFAYE, from the coding sequence ATGAGTAAAATTATATCCATAGGAACAGCAGTACCGCAGCATCGCACAGCACAACCAGCGATATTGGAATTTATGCAAGCAGCATACGGGAATGAAGTGACGTCACGAAAACTCAATGTATTGTTTAATAACAGTGGCATTAGTGCTCGTTATTCAGTACTCCCTGATTTTGATAAAACAAATCAGCAACATATCTTTTTTAATGGAACACCATCAACAGCAAATGTTGAAAATAGGCTGAGTGTTTTTAAAGAAAGAGCCATTCCGCTGGCACTTGCAGCCGTGAAGGATGCATTTACAAAATTAGATACAACTGTTGAAACGTTTGGAGTCACCCACCTTATTACTGTTTCTTGTACCGGCCTCTATGCACCCGGATTGGATGCTGTGCTGATGGAAGAATTAAATTTACCCAACGATATTTTTCATACCGGTGTAAATTTCTTAGGCTGTAATGCCGCTTTTCATGCCCTGAAAATTGCTGATTTAATTTTGAAATCGGATGCCCAAGCAAAAGTACTTATTGTGAGTGTAGAATTGTGTACGTTGCATTTTCAACCGAAAAACAATCACGATAATTTATTATCGAACACCATTTTTGGTGATGGTGCAGCAGCAGTTGTGCTCACTTCTGCAGATGATGTGAACCGAGGATTAAACATAACCGGTTTTTATTCATTGCTTTTAAATAAAGGAAAAGACTTGATGGGTTGGAACATCACTCCCGTAAATTTTGAAATGATTTTGGATGCTAAAATTCCGGAGATAATTGGTGATGAGGTGAATGCAATTGTGCTGAATGCAACAAAAAAATTAAACATACAACCGGATTCAATTTCCAAATGGGCAATTCATCCCGGAGGAAAGAGAATTGTAGATGTCATTAAAGATAAATTGCAATTATCAGATTCGGACACAAATGCATCGTATAAAATTTTGGACGAATTCGGTAACATGTCGTCTCCCACCATTCTCTTTGTCTTAAACGAACTTTTAAAAGAAATGAAAACCGGTGAAACGATTTTCTCAATTGGCTTTGGCCCCGGATTAAGTATCGAAACCGCTTTCTTCGCTTATGAGTAA